One genomic region from Syntrophales bacterium encodes:
- a CDS encoding amylo-alpha-1,6-glucosidase — protein MIKIDLAGFHDLSISREWLETDGRGGYAASTLENRHTRKYHGFFVATLQKPAGRYVLLSKLEDSLINGQKEHFFTSHLYPGLIFPPEHTPLADFTFDHFPSFTYRIGALTIKKSLLLPAGKSVLLVRYDVDKCPRGGILRLKPLLAFRGYHELSNENGYLQNRLEMLTNGFSLSPYEGMPAIVFQTSRGSGFIPVGAWYKRFQYTEEINRGFAGEEDLFMPGIIDIPVERKCTVILSVSLDKSLKNSPAIWQTETVRRGRERTIDKKYAAGLDEEDGKLYLSLLQAGRQFLIKTPSGKSAIIAGYPWFDSWGRDTLISLPGLCFHAGRLPEGIEVLKEISLHEKDGLFPNFFTAAGTPDAYNTVDSSLWYFWTVQELLQATSDTELIRNHFWPVMKRIIRSFLAGTRFETGIDNSGLLHAGNPGTALTWMDAMVNNKPVTSRHGCPVEINALWYNALCFSRELAAQFGESELVDPGFIPHLRTAFQETFWNREDNCLGDVWNDGILDRSIRPNQLFAVSLPFSPLDDEEQKAVVQAAREHLLTPFGLRTLSPSDPEYRGLYIGNPAERDSAYHQGTVWPWLLGAFGQAALTAAADKEQERKNLKKYLRAFLKKHLSEAGIGSISEVFDGSEPHNPGGCIAQAWSVAELTRLYSLLIRD, from the coding sequence ATGATAAAAATCGATCTCGCAGGATTTCATGATTTGTCCATTTCCCGGGAATGGCTGGAAACAGATGGCCGGGGGGGATATGCGGCCAGTACGCTCGAAAATCGGCACACGCGTAAATATCACGGGTTCTTTGTCGCCACTCTCCAAAAGCCGGCAGGGCGTTACGTTCTGCTGTCTAAGTTAGAGGATTCATTAATCAACGGCCAGAAAGAGCATTTTTTCACTTCCCACCTCTATCCGGGACTTATTTTTCCGCCTGAACACACGCCGCTTGCCGATTTTACCTTCGATCATTTTCCCAGTTTCACCTACCGGATCGGCGCCCTAACCATTAAGAAATCGCTATTATTGCCGGCGGGAAAATCCGTCCTGCTTGTCCGTTACGATGTTGACAAATGTCCCCGGGGGGGTATTTTACGACTGAAACCGCTCCTTGCCTTCCGCGGCTATCACGAATTGTCTAATGAAAATGGATATCTCCAAAACAGGTTGGAAATGTTGACAAACGGTTTTAGTTTATCACCCTACGAGGGAATGCCGGCGATTGTCTTTCAGACATCACGTGGGTCAGGGTTCATCCCCGTGGGGGCATGGTATAAACGCTTTCAATACACAGAGGAGATAAACCGCGGTTTCGCCGGAGAAGAGGACCTCTTTATGCCCGGCATCATTGATATCCCCGTGGAAAGAAAATGCACCGTCATCCTTTCCGTTTCTCTCGATAAATCACTGAAGAATTCTCCGGCGATATGGCAGACCGAAACGGTGCGACGCGGGCGTGAAAGAACAATCGATAAAAAGTACGCCGCCGGTCTGGATGAGGAGGACGGGAAACTCTATCTGTCCTTGCTCCAGGCCGGACGACAGTTTCTAATCAAAACCCCGTCCGGGAAGTCCGCAATCATTGCCGGATATCCATGGTTTGACAGTTGGGGCAGAGACACGCTTATATCACTCCCGGGACTTTGCTTTCACGCCGGGCGATTGCCGGAAGGAATCGAAGTGCTCAAGGAGATCAGCCTGCACGAAAAGGATGGCCTCTTCCCCAATTTTTTCACCGCAGCCGGGACTCCTGATGCTTACAACACCGTGGACAGCTCCCTGTGGTATTTCTGGACCGTTCAGGAGCTGCTTCAGGCGACGAGCGACACGGAGCTGATCCGCAACCACTTCTGGCCGGTAATGAAACGGATCATCCGTTCCTTTCTCGCCGGGACCAGATTCGAAACCGGGATTGATAATTCCGGACTGCTTCATGCCGGCAATCCGGGGACCGCGCTTACCTGGATGGATGCCATGGTCAATAACAAACCCGTCACCTCCCGCCACGGGTGTCCTGTCGAGATAAACGCCCTCTGGTACAATGCCCTCTGTTTTTCCCGGGAGCTGGCCGCCCAATTCGGCGAGTCCGAGCTTGTTGACCCCGGCTTTATCCCGCATCTGCGGACAGCTTTTCAGGAAACATTTTGGAACCGTGAGGATAACTGTCTCGGCGATGTGTGGAATGACGGGATTCTGGATCGTTCCATCCGTCCCAATCAGCTTTTTGCCGTTTCGCTGCCCTTTTCCCCGCTCGACGATGAGGAACAGAAAGCCGTTGTACAGGCCGCAAGAGAGCATCTTCTGACGCCCTTCGGTTTACGTACCCTCTCCCCCTCTGACCCTGAATATCGCGGGCTCTATATCGGAAATCCCGCCGAACGGGATAGCGCCTATCATCAGGGGACCGTCTGGCCATGGCTGCTCGGCGCCTTCGGGCAGGCGGCGCTTACGGCCGCCGCTGACAAGGAACAGGAAAGGAAAAACCTTAAGAAATATTTGCGCGCATTTCTCAAAAAACATCTGTCGGAGGCGGGAATAGGCAGCATTTCCGAGGTATTTGACGGAAGCGAACCTCACAATCCCGGCGGCTGCATCGCCCAGGCCTGGAGCGTTGCCGAATTGACAAGGCTGTACTCACTGCTTATAAGGGATTGA